In Mercenaria mercenaria strain notata chromosome 14, MADL_Memer_1, whole genome shotgun sequence, the following are encoded in one genomic region:
- the LOC128548535 gene encoding uncharacterized protein LOC128548535: MYSVLLQTYALSVAVIICLCQAGIAGQSICAKDLEPVPVKEDLKEGLIYKDGNVIMCTDGTCEKISLENIINAYPDSFSTEEDAVKTTELRYNKYVGELPTACSLTKQYTDTRYISPTCPSFSSYFFWSDRDKCCPTWRYVTFTRGPLTNIYRKQCYILQIPPMKLYQYISVGICGWPRKCRTCRQQYTIQSMLAWCPGNGGVKMHHFRIPTYCTCQ, from the exons ATGTATTCTGTTTTATTACAGACTTATGCATTGTCTGTGGCTGTAATTATCTGCCTTTGTCAGGCTGGGATTGCTGGTCAGTCTATTTGCGCTAAAGATCTTGAACCAGTGCCGGTTAAAGAAGATTTAAAGGAAGGTTTGATCTACAAAGATGGTAATGTCATTATGTGCACTGATGGAACATGCGAGAAAATATC GCTTGAAAATATCATAAACGCCTATCCGGACTCGTTTTCCACAGAAGAAGATGCGGTGAAAACTACAGAATTGAGGTATAATAAGTATGTTGGAGAGCTCCCGACAGCATGTAGCTTGACAAAGCAATATACGGATACTCGATATATCAGTCCAACCTGTCCAAGTTTTTCGAGCTACTTTTTCTGGAGTGACCGTGATAAATGTTGTCCAAC ATGGCGATATGTCACATTTACACGAGGACCACTCACAAACATCTACAGAAAGCAATGCTACATTCTTCAAATACCGCCTATGAAATTGTACCAGTATATCTCCGTCGGAATTTGCGG ATGGCCAAGGAAATGCAGAACTTGTAGACAGCAATACACAATTCAGTCCATGTTAGCATGGTGTCCAGGAAACGGAGGGGTAAAGATGCATCATTTCAGAATTCCGACCTACTGCACTTGCCAATGA